The Glandiceps talaboti chromosome 9, keGlaTala1.1, whole genome shotgun sequence genome window below encodes:
- the LOC144440492 gene encoding nephrin-like isoform X1, with the protein MALLKSVLCLVLPVAVFSQFISEPVDTVAYINDPVILNCSVQDFSDAGTLTWSRGPSPIYFGSLSGTVFSHEDFEECCTVIGDSSAGDFTMKINAVSFDDAATWKCDYTADPVFFSKGATVKVLGEMPFCEVDGMTPDDENTYQVIEGSTATLLCNSDATPPGELYWTKDGEETGQSGNSPAEWTPTFTKDDANLLFNCEMRHPTLKRKIACEEEIYFDVQFAPTLTLSTATKDVKLVEGSNLLVTCEVTDTNPDINEGSLGWTTAVAGVDIPSDNNGILDLMGVTKSHAGDYVCSAQNTFHDGNLGTTEETIQIDIQYPPVLNLPNNSTLKVGDSLNINCSEYVTEANPAVHKVKWIRFNTDIRPRSPVLSIEAVQRTDFGMYSCEATNSFADGTEGKATANTEIYVQYAPIVTVQSTMRVKEGGDLEIRCTVTSDPAPEIVQWFTESSEDPVSTEDVLKIPNVGRGEAGEYTCNAKNKFYDGSIGEGNGKTRVIIEYPPVVTIEGPDKAVSEGKPIQLNCTIDSEPKPLPNGYTWKVEQGGVVTVLDEKSTVLDLGVADASDTGNYTCIGSIQFNDGSTVDETASIDIVVKTTPKISNKDKSLVNLEAGKDAVLQCQATAYPDPQFQWSNSSDGVLANSDKYTIEEKFEGGLFTSTLTIAAVQDADYGLYRCTATNDVGTDTFQVELKPVSKPSQPTDVKLTQSHDTIAVAFKPGYDGGEGQTFTIEYSNTETGAGDKVSNIKPTGEEVMNYTLTGLKPKTEYKITVLAVNDKGTTQAVPSSVKTNEPPPTGATKSNSTGIIVAIVIIIIILIILIIVLTIFVLRRRRQQQAGQPAKKKDEEMPLNDTKDDKAGVTEFALEGDEKKAQNKGKGEESEPLKANEEKPDEDEKIDDGPKKDEPEPTYVNAPRPDEPPFMINGSSPDDSQPPEETKIDEPENEAEKEPEKTEEKGTKNEVVYAELDLAKPPEEKPATTKGPPTEYATIDFARSSLRPGMPTSL; encoded by the exons ATGGCGTTGCTGAAGAGTGTACTGTGCTTAGTGCTGCCTGTCGCAG TTTTCTCACAGTTCATCAGTGAACCAGTAGACACAGTCGCATATATTAATGATCCAGTGATTTTGAACTGTAGTGTACAAGACTTTTCCGATGCTGGAACACTTACGTGGTCCCGTGGTCCTAGTCCTATTTATTTCGGAAGTTTGTCTGGAACTGTCTTCAGTCACGAGGATTTTGAAGAATGTTGTACAGTGATTGGTGACTCGAGTGCTGGTGATTTTACTATGAAAATCAACGCTGTGTCATTTGACGACGCGGCAACATGGAAATGCGACTACACTGCTGATCCTGTATTCTTTTCAAAAGGTGCCACTGTAAAGGTGTTAG GTGAAATGCCTTTTTGTGAAGTTGATGGAATGACACCCGATGATGAAAACACATATCAAGTCATTGAAGGTTCAACAGCCACGTTATTGTGTAACAGTGATGCAACACCACCAGGTGAACTCTACTGGACTAAGGATGGAGAAGAGACTGGACAATCAGGAAATTCACCAGCAGAATGGACACCAACCTTTACCAAGGATGATGCTAATCTTCTTTTTAACTGCGAGATGAGACACCCCACTTTGAAGAGGAAGATCGCCTGTGAAGAAGAAATCTActttgatgtacaat TTGCACCAACCTTGACTTTGAGTACAGCAACCAAAGATGTGAAACTGGTAGAGGGCAGTAATCTGTTAGTTACATGTGAAGTCACAGATACCAACCCAGATATAAACGAAGGCAGTCTTGGTTGGACAACTGCTGTTGCTGGTGTGGATATTCCTAGTGACAATAATGGTATTCTGGACTTGATGGGGGTTACAAAAAGCCATGCTGGAGACTATGTCTGTTCAGCTCAAAATACATTCCATGATGGTAACCTAGGAACAACAGAAGAAACTATCCAAATTGATATTCAGT ATCCACCTGTCTTAAATCTACCAAACAACTCCACCCTCAAGGTTGGTGACAGCCTCAATATCAACTGTAGTGAGTATGTGACTGAAGCTAACCCAGCAGTTCATAAAGTCAAATGGATTCGATTTAATACCGATATCCGCCCACGTAGCCCAGTACTCTCAATAGAAGCAGTTCAACGTACTGACTTTGGTATGTACAGCTGTGAAGCTACTAACAGTTTTGCTGATGGTACAGAAGGAAAGGCAACCGCCAATACAGAAATCTATGTCCAAT ATGCTCCTATAGTCACCGTACAGAGCACCATGCGTGTCAAAGAGGGCGGCGATTTGGAAATCAGGTGTACTGTTACTTCTGACCCAGCACCAGAAATCGTCCAATGGTTCACAGAATCTTCTGAAGACCCTGTTTCTACTGAAGATGTCTTGAAAATACCCAATGTTGGACGCGGTGAAGCTGGGGAGTATACTTGCAACGCCAAAAACAAATTCTATGACGGTAGTATTGGTGAAGGAAATGGAAAGACCAGAGTTATAATTGAAT ATCCACCGGTAGTTACAATTGAAGGACCTGATAAGGCAGTAAGTGAAGGAAAACCAATTCAATTGAACTGTACCATTGACAGCGAACCTAAACCATTGCCCAATGGTTACACATGGAAAGTTGAACAAGGTGGCGTAGTAACTGTCTTGGATGAGAAGTCAACAGTCCTTGATCTGGGTGTTGCTGATGCTAGTGACACTGGCAACTACACGTGTATTGGTAGCATTCAGTTTAATGATGGATCAACGGTCGATGAAACTGCATCAATTGATATTGTTGTCAAGA CTACACCAAAGATCTCAAACAAGGATAAAAGTCTTGTAAACTTAGAAGCAGGTAAAGATGCTGTGTTACAATGCCAAGCTACTGCTTACCCAGACCCACAATTCCAATGGAGCAACTCATCAGATGGAGTGTTAGCAAACAGTGATAAATACACCATTGAAGAGAAGTTTGAAGGAGGACTATTTACTAGTACTCTCACCATTGCTGCCGTCCAGGATGCTGACTATGGACTCTATAGGTGTACAGCCACCAATGATGTTGGTACTGATACATTCCAGGTTGAACTCAAGCCAGTGT CTAAACCATCGCAGCCAACAGATGTGAAATTAACACAAAGTCATGACACCATTGCGGTTGCATTTAAGCCTGGTTATGATGGTGGAGAAGGTCAGACTTTTACCATTGAATACTCTAACACTGAAACTGGAGCCGGAGACAAAGTCAGTAACATTAAACCAACTGGCGAAGAGGTCATGAATTACACCTTGACTGGACTGAAACCTAAGACGGAATATAAAATCACTGTGCTTGCTGTCAACGACAAGGGTACAACACAAGCCGTGCCTAGCAGCGTCAAAACTAACG AGCCTCCACCAACTGGTGCCACAAAAAGCAACTCAACAGGAATCATTGTCGctattgttatcattatcattattctGATTATTCTCATCATCGTTCTTACAATATTTGTCTTGAGAAGAAGGAGGCAACAACAAG cagGACAGCCAGCAAA GAAGAAAGATGAAGAGATGCCACTGAATGATACAAAGGATGATAAAG CAGGTGTGACTGAGTTTGCTTTGGAAGGAGATGAGAAGAAGGCACAGAACAAGGGTAAAGGTGAAGAATCTGAACCTCTGAAGGCTAATGAAGAGAAGCCAGATGAGGACGAGAAGATAGATGATGGTCCTAAGAAAG ACGAACCAGAGCCCACATATGTGAATGCCCCTCGACCAGATGAACCACCTTTTATGATTAACGGATCTTCTCCAG ATGACAGCCAACCTCCAGAAGAGACAAAGATAGATGAGCCAGAGAATGAAGCGGAAAAGGAACCAGAAAAAACGGAGGAGAAG GGTACGAAGAATGAAGTGGTATATGCTGAACTTGATCTCGCCAAACCACCGGAAGAAAAACCCGCCACAACTAAAGGTCCACCTACAGAATATGCTACAATTGATTTTGCGAGGTCATCACTGAGACCAGGCATGCCTACAAGCTTGTAA
- the LOC144440492 gene encoding nephrin-like isoform X5, producing MALLKSVLCLVLPVAVFSQFISEPVDTVAYINDPVILNCSVQDFSDAGTLTWSRGPSPIYFGSLSGTVFSHEDFEECCTVIGDSSAGDFTMKINAVSFDDAATWKCDYTADPVFFSKGATVKVLGEMPFCEVDGMTPDDENTYQVIEGSTATLLCNSDATPPGELYWTKDGEETGQSGNSPAEWTPTFTKDDANLLFNCEMRHPTLKRKIACEEEIYFDVQFAPTLTLSTATKDVKLVEGSNLLVTCEVTDTNPDINEGSLGWTTAVAGVDIPSDNNGILDLMGVTKSHAGDYVCSAQNTFHDGNLGTTEETIQIDIQYPPVLNLPNNSTLKVGDSLNINCSEYVTEANPAVHKVKWIRFNTDIRPRSPVLSIEAVQRTDFGMYSCEATNSFADGTEGKATANTEIYVQYAPIVTVQSTMRVKEGGDLEIRCTVTSDPAPEIVQWFTESSEDPVSTEDVLKIPNVGRGEAGEYTCNAKNKFYDGSIGEGNGKTRVIIEYPPVVTIEGPDKAVSEGKPIQLNCTIDSEPKPLPNGYTWKVEQGGVVTVLDEKSTVLDLGVADASDTGNYTCIGSIQFNDGSTVDETASIDIVVKTTPKISNKDKSLVNLEAGKDAVLQCQATAYPDPQFQWSNSSDGVLANSDKYTIEEKFEGGLFTSTLTIAAVQDADYGLYRCTATNDVGTDTFQVELKPVSKPSQPTDVKLTQSHDTIAVAFKPGYDGGEGQTFTIEYSNTETGAGDKVSNIKPTGEEVMNYTLTGLKPKTEYKITVLAVNDKGTTQAVPSSVKTNEPPPTGATKSNSTGIIVAIVIIIIILIILIIVLTIFVLRRRRQQQAGQPAKKKDEEMPLNDTKDDKAGVTEFALEGDEKKAQNKGKGEESEPLKANEEKPDEDEKIDDGPKKDDSQPPEETKIDEPENEAEKEPEKTEEKVSEEPNEQADDSAKE from the exons ATGGCGTTGCTGAAGAGTGTACTGTGCTTAGTGCTGCCTGTCGCAG TTTTCTCACAGTTCATCAGTGAACCAGTAGACACAGTCGCATATATTAATGATCCAGTGATTTTGAACTGTAGTGTACAAGACTTTTCCGATGCTGGAACACTTACGTGGTCCCGTGGTCCTAGTCCTATTTATTTCGGAAGTTTGTCTGGAACTGTCTTCAGTCACGAGGATTTTGAAGAATGTTGTACAGTGATTGGTGACTCGAGTGCTGGTGATTTTACTATGAAAATCAACGCTGTGTCATTTGACGACGCGGCAACATGGAAATGCGACTACACTGCTGATCCTGTATTCTTTTCAAAAGGTGCCACTGTAAAGGTGTTAG GTGAAATGCCTTTTTGTGAAGTTGATGGAATGACACCCGATGATGAAAACACATATCAAGTCATTGAAGGTTCAACAGCCACGTTATTGTGTAACAGTGATGCAACACCACCAGGTGAACTCTACTGGACTAAGGATGGAGAAGAGACTGGACAATCAGGAAATTCACCAGCAGAATGGACACCAACCTTTACCAAGGATGATGCTAATCTTCTTTTTAACTGCGAGATGAGACACCCCACTTTGAAGAGGAAGATCGCCTGTGAAGAAGAAATCTActttgatgtacaat TTGCACCAACCTTGACTTTGAGTACAGCAACCAAAGATGTGAAACTGGTAGAGGGCAGTAATCTGTTAGTTACATGTGAAGTCACAGATACCAACCCAGATATAAACGAAGGCAGTCTTGGTTGGACAACTGCTGTTGCTGGTGTGGATATTCCTAGTGACAATAATGGTATTCTGGACTTGATGGGGGTTACAAAAAGCCATGCTGGAGACTATGTCTGTTCAGCTCAAAATACATTCCATGATGGTAACCTAGGAACAACAGAAGAAACTATCCAAATTGATATTCAGT ATCCACCTGTCTTAAATCTACCAAACAACTCCACCCTCAAGGTTGGTGACAGCCTCAATATCAACTGTAGTGAGTATGTGACTGAAGCTAACCCAGCAGTTCATAAAGTCAAATGGATTCGATTTAATACCGATATCCGCCCACGTAGCCCAGTACTCTCAATAGAAGCAGTTCAACGTACTGACTTTGGTATGTACAGCTGTGAAGCTACTAACAGTTTTGCTGATGGTACAGAAGGAAAGGCAACCGCCAATACAGAAATCTATGTCCAAT ATGCTCCTATAGTCACCGTACAGAGCACCATGCGTGTCAAAGAGGGCGGCGATTTGGAAATCAGGTGTACTGTTACTTCTGACCCAGCACCAGAAATCGTCCAATGGTTCACAGAATCTTCTGAAGACCCTGTTTCTACTGAAGATGTCTTGAAAATACCCAATGTTGGACGCGGTGAAGCTGGGGAGTATACTTGCAACGCCAAAAACAAATTCTATGACGGTAGTATTGGTGAAGGAAATGGAAAGACCAGAGTTATAATTGAAT ATCCACCGGTAGTTACAATTGAAGGACCTGATAAGGCAGTAAGTGAAGGAAAACCAATTCAATTGAACTGTACCATTGACAGCGAACCTAAACCATTGCCCAATGGTTACACATGGAAAGTTGAACAAGGTGGCGTAGTAACTGTCTTGGATGAGAAGTCAACAGTCCTTGATCTGGGTGTTGCTGATGCTAGTGACACTGGCAACTACACGTGTATTGGTAGCATTCAGTTTAATGATGGATCAACGGTCGATGAAACTGCATCAATTGATATTGTTGTCAAGA CTACACCAAAGATCTCAAACAAGGATAAAAGTCTTGTAAACTTAGAAGCAGGTAAAGATGCTGTGTTACAATGCCAAGCTACTGCTTACCCAGACCCACAATTCCAATGGAGCAACTCATCAGATGGAGTGTTAGCAAACAGTGATAAATACACCATTGAAGAGAAGTTTGAAGGAGGACTATTTACTAGTACTCTCACCATTGCTGCCGTCCAGGATGCTGACTATGGACTCTATAGGTGTACAGCCACCAATGATGTTGGTACTGATACATTCCAGGTTGAACTCAAGCCAGTGT CTAAACCATCGCAGCCAACAGATGTGAAATTAACACAAAGTCATGACACCATTGCGGTTGCATTTAAGCCTGGTTATGATGGTGGAGAAGGTCAGACTTTTACCATTGAATACTCTAACACTGAAACTGGAGCCGGAGACAAAGTCAGTAACATTAAACCAACTGGCGAAGAGGTCATGAATTACACCTTGACTGGACTGAAACCTAAGACGGAATATAAAATCACTGTGCTTGCTGTCAACGACAAGGGTACAACACAAGCCGTGCCTAGCAGCGTCAAAACTAACG AGCCTCCACCAACTGGTGCCACAAAAAGCAACTCAACAGGAATCATTGTCGctattgttatcattatcattattctGATTATTCTCATCATCGTTCTTACAATATTTGTCTTGAGAAGAAGGAGGCAACAACAAG cagGACAGCCAGCAAA GAAGAAAGATGAAGAGATGCCACTGAATGATACAAAGGATGATAAAG CAGGTGTGACTGAGTTTGCTTTGGAAGGAGATGAGAAGAAGGCACAGAACAAGGGTAAAGGTGAAGAATCTGAACCTCTGAAGGCTAATGAAGAGAAGCCAGATGAGGACGAGAAGATAGATGATGGTCCTAAGAAAG ATGACAGCCAACCTCCAGAAGAGACAAAGATAGATGAGCCAGAGAATGAAGCGGAAAAGGAACCAGAAAAAACGGAGGAGAAGGTAAGCGAGGAACCCAACGAACAAGCAGACGACTCTGCGAAGGAATAA